In Anaerolineales bacterium, one DNA window encodes the following:
- a CDS encoding IS110 family transposase — MTTSSGKFVGIAVAKEKLDIAVLGETKASQVTNDEKGIASLIKKMQTLGPELIVVEATGGYQRAVVLGLYEAGLPVAVVNPSRVRQYARACGLLAKTDKLDAFNLAEFGKQVRPRWFEAKSEAGRYVSALLVRRRQVEEMLKAEKSRVRTVHADMRGSLERMIKVLKEEIKRLEGELDRFMKEHEDWQQQEQILCSAKGVGRVTAATLLAELPELGKLDRKKIAALVGLAPMNSDSGKKRGYRKTKGGRIEVRSVLYMSTLVATRYNPMVKAQYQELLRRGKVKKVALTACMRKFLTILNAMMRDRVPFRQTVTA, encoded by the coding sequence ATGACAACTAGTAGCGGAAAGTTCGTAGGGATCGCCGTTGCCAAAGAGAAGTTAGACATTGCCGTGTTGGGGGAAACGAAAGCAAGCCAGGTCACAAACGATGAAAAAGGGATCGCCAGCCTGATCAAGAAAATGCAAACGCTAGGACCAGAACTGATCGTGGTGGAAGCGACGGGCGGCTACCAACGAGCCGTGGTCTTGGGATTGTATGAGGCAGGATTGCCCGTGGCAGTGGTCAACCCATCGCGGGTGAGACAATACGCGCGAGCCTGCGGGCTGCTTGCCAAGACCGACAAATTGGACGCCTTCAACCTGGCAGAGTTCGGGAAACAGGTGAGACCGAGGTGGTTTGAGGCCAAAAGTGAGGCAGGACGCTATGTATCCGCCCTTTTGGTGAGGCGCAGACAGGTGGAAGAGATGCTGAAGGCGGAAAAAAGCCGTGTACGGACGGTGCATGCGGATATGCGCGGCTCGTTGGAGCGGATGATCAAGGTCTTGAAGGAAGAGATCAAGCGCTTGGAAGGGGAGTTGGACAGGTTCATGAAAGAACATGAAGACTGGCAACAACAGGAGCAGATCCTGTGCAGTGCCAAGGGTGTGGGACGGGTAACCGCGGCCACCCTGCTGGCGGAACTGCCTGAGTTGGGAAAACTGGACCGCAAGAAGATCGCGGCTTTAGTGGGCTTGGCACCGATGAACTCGGATAGCGGGAAGAAACGCGGCTATCGGAAGACGAAGGGAGGCAGGATCGAAGTGCGCAGTGTGTTGTACATGTCGACCTTGGTGGCGACGAGGTACAACCCGATGGTCAAAGCACAGTATCAGGAATTATTGAGACGGGGCAAGGTCAAGAAGGTAGCGCTGACAGCCTGTATGCGAAAGTTCTTAACCATCCTGAACGCGATGATGCGAGATCGCGTCCCATTCAGGCAGACGGTGACAGCCTGA
- a CDS encoding IS5 family transposase (programmed frameshift) — MNYKTIAHLKGSDFKRLTGVQRETFEQMLTVIEKGLRDFGRPPKLSRADQLLMTLMYWREYRTEFHIAQSYGVSEATVCRTIRKVEEALVRSKKFRLPGKKALQASDTVFEVVLVDVSEQPVERPKKGQKRHYSGKKKRHTQKAQVMADRKSTQIITTAFSHGSKHDFQLFKDDACEFSEHLRILADAGYQGLMEFHQNSQTPFKKSKYHALTKREKQSNRSLARKRIVIEHIFRKLKVFRILSERYRNRRKRFALRFNLIAAIYNLELNSI, encoded by the exons ATGAACTATAAGACAATCGCACATCTCAAAGGTAGTGACTTCAAACGGCTAACTGGCGTCCAGCGCGAAACCTTCGAGCAGATGCTCACAGTCATTGAGAAAGGGCTGCGAGACTTCGGGAGACCGCCAAAACTGAGCCGAGCCGATCAGTTGTTGATGACCTTGATGTACTGGCGAGAATATCGCACAGAATTTCATATTGCGCAATCCTATGGTGTCAGTGAAGCAACCGTTTGCCGCACCATTCGCAAGGTAGAGGAGGCCTTAGTCCGTTCAAAAAAGTTTCGTTTGCCTGGCAAAAAGGCACTCCAAGCCAGTGACACGGTGTTCGAGGTAGTGCTGGTTGATGTCAGCGAACAGCCAGTGGAACGTCCAAAAAAAG GCCAAAAACGGCATTACAGTGGCAAAAAGAAGCGTCACACCCAAAAAGCGCAGGTGATGGCTGATCGAAAAAGTACCCAAATCATAACCACCGCCTTTAGTCATGGAAGCAAACACGACTTCCAACTGTTCAAAGACGATGCCTGTGAGTTCTCTGAACATCTGCGTATTCTGGCAGATGCGGGCTATCAAGGATTGATGGAGTTTCATCAGAACAGTCAAACACCCTTCAAGAAATCCAAATACCATGCTCTGACGAAACGAGAGAAACAGAGCAATCGAAGCTTGGCACGGAAACGGATTGTGATTGAGCATATATTCCGTAAGTTGAAAGTGTTTCGCATTTTGAGCGAGAGGTATCGCAATCGTAGAAAGAGATTTGCTTTGCGCTTCAACCTGATTGCTGCTATTTACAACCTTGAACTCAACTCAATTTGA